A window from Hemicordylus capensis ecotype Gifberg chromosome 2, rHemCap1.1.pri, whole genome shotgun sequence encodes these proteins:
- the LOC128343679 gene encoding uncharacterized protein LOC128343679, with protein MGSQIHPVVKKPVPQEAAASVFPVTPPAPSIRKVEEEDDYPYDRLSPPPPYPTAPPAVRPGEPSQGPSGMLSPGSLARQTIQFVQQVMGMSPTRDSGGQPSTPSGASTLSGTGTSPGSLETSGSSPQGAITPPEEEESDDSDAGDTAGSTPQRPVRTTRGRQPQRLGAVQCPLRAVPMGQRLVLVHTPFSTSDLHNWRQGLPPYRESPQKYVDLVGQIISTHRPHIPDLFTLLTGLLSEDELRQVLKEAHASYAAWRGEQVAQGRYDAGNLPEPLALISPNPPEPATDPNNELGNVLIMAARTAVLDGLRKGVPKAINFHRVYEAIQGPQESPTEFLVRLKDAFRRFTDLDPEAPGNEAAIKTAFIGQSAPDIRKKLQKLTAPSAQPMETLIQTAFQVFHQRGEVEEPAEWREVDPEVWYTGTPGLAKYATPHQVPLKPGACPISVRQYPLKREARIGLQPIIQAFLEADLLMPVSSPWCTPILPVPKSDGSWRFVQDLREVNARTLRLHPMVANPHTILTTLTRDQTWYVVVDLKDAFFCVPLAQESQPIFAFEWLDPDGPISHKNQFSWKRIPQGYSNSPSAFQRTLSADLSHFQPPAVTILQYVDDLLVAAKTADEASAQSVALLNHLGSCGYKVSKSKIQWVSQKVRYLGYVLEKGTRYLHPSRIQALNDLNPPQNVQELRSFLGIAGYGRLWVPGFSVLSKPLYELTALNMAWEWTGTHQRAWEAIRSALASAAALALPDRTLPFELFVHEKQGVALAVLTQTVGPARMPVAYFSKNLDSPVKGWPACLRAIAAAATMVEEALKISAGSPIHVQSPHSVAALLDQKLPAWATSARLTRYVSILLENDSVSLHKSNCLNPATLLPLPAVTPVHDCLRVLAETVGIRPDLRMEPIVDPDLSLWTDGSSFVLNGQRYTGYAVVNEEHPVILKRLPPQCSAQVAELEALIAAATYCQGIRANIYTDSRYSFLAAHTHASLWKARGFRGADGKTLKMKPLLERLFSALLLPSEIAVIHCRGHQTDDGPVTRGNRLADTCAQHAVQMEREEVVQEVCKLLDIPWFLHSAYHPESSAKVERMNQSLKINIAKLCQETNLKWPKVLPLALTRVRAAPSSRLGLSPFELVYGRPFVASELMDPPETTQAYLRKLVGDLSALSLQVSAALPVRPDLPTTVHPGDWVLVKELHPNCTEPKWSEPKQVLLSTPTAARVEGLKAWVHISRLKPVPAPADEWACEQLGPLRLKIQRHTQSSPPPRSQEAAVLHTGRTVPVHTDLPADPDEQLDFVYIGDGKFIDVTDVDGC; from the exons ATGGGGAGCCAGATCCACCCTGTGGTGAAGAAACCAGTGCCTCAGGAGGCGGCTGCCTCCGTGTTTCCAGTAACTCCCCCGGCCCCTTCCATACGGAAGGTTGAGGAGGAGGATGATTACCCCTACGATcgtctttctcctcccccaccctacCCAACTGCCCCGCCTGCGGTTCGGCCTGGAGAGCCATCACAGGGACCGTCAGGGATGCTTTCTCCCGGTTCCCTCGCCAGGCAGACCATACAGTTtgtccaacaggttatgggaatGTCCCCTACCAGGGACTCCGGGGGTCAGCCATCCACCCCATCTGGGGCATCCACCCTGTCGGGGACAGGGACCTCTCCCGGTTCCCTGGAGACATCGGGGTCGTCCCCTCAGGGCGCCATCACccctccagaggaggaggagagtgatgaCTCAGATGCAGGGGACACTGCGGGGTCCACTCCTCAGAGACCAGTCAGGACCACGAGGGGAAGACAGCCTCAgagattgggggctgtgcagtgTCCGCTAAGGGCAGTGCCTATGGGACAAAGACTGGTTTTAGTCCATACCCCCTTTTCCACTTCTGACCTTCATAACTGGAGACAGGGGCTTCCGCCGTATCGGGAAAGCCCCCAGAAGTATGTGGATCTGGTGGGTCAGATAATTTCCACCCACCGGCCCCACATCCCTGACCTCTTCACTCTCCTTACTGGCCTTCTGAGTGAAGATGAACTCCGCCAGGTGCTGAAGGAGGCCCATGCGTCCTATGCTGCCTGGAGAGGGGAGCAGGTTGCCCAGGGGCGCTATGATGCGGGCAACTTGCCAGAACCTCTGGCATTGATCAGCCCTAACCCACCAGAGCCTGCAACCGACCCTAACAATGAGTTGGGGAATGTCTTGATCATGGCAGCACGAACTGCCGTCTTGGACGGACTCCGGAAAGGAGTCCCAAAAGCTATTAACTTCCATAGAGTGTATGAAGCGATACAGGGACCCCAGGAGTCCCCCACGGAATTCCTGGTGCGTCTGAAGGATGCCTTCCGTCGCTTCACAGACCTGGACCCAGAGGCTCCGGGAAATGAGGCGGCTATAAAAACAGCCTTTATTGGCCAGTCAGCCCCAGACATTCGGAAGAAGTTGCAGAAACTGACAGCCCCATCCGCCCAACCCATGGAAACCCTCATACAGACTGCCTTTCAAGTGTTCCACCAGAgaggggaggtggaggag CCCGCGGAGTGGAGGGAGGTAGACCCTGAGGTCTGGTATACAGGGACACCAGGATTGGCCAAATATGCAACCCCTCatcaagtcccactgaaaccagGGGCATGCCCAATTTCCGTGCGGCAGTACCCTCTCAAAAGGGAGGCCCGCATTGGACTCCAGCCTATAATTCAGGCTTTCTTAGAGGCCGATCTGCTGATGCCAGTGTCCAGCCCATGGTGTACACCCATCCTTCCCGTACCAAAGTCGGATGGATCATGGCGGTTTGTGCAGGACCTTAGGGAAGTAAATGCCCGAACACTCCGACTGCACCCAATGGTAGCCAATCCCCACACCATTTTGACCACCTTAACCAGAGATCAAACTTGGTACGTGGTAGTGGACCTGAAGGATGCTTTTTTCTGTGTTCCCTTGGCCCAGGAGTCACAGCCcatctttgcatttgaatggttagATCCTGATGGTCCCATATCCCATAAAAACCAGTTCTCCTGGAAGAGGATCCCGCAGGGTTACTCTAACTCGCCTTCCGCCTTTCAGCGGACTCTGTCCGCTGATTTgagccatttccagccacccgcAGTGACCATCTTGCAATATGTGGATGATCTTTTGGTCGCAGCAAAAACGGCGGACGAAGCGTCCGCACAATCGGTGGCATTATTAAATCACTTGGGTTCCTGTGGGTACAaagtttccaagtcaaaaatcCAGTGGGTATCCCAAAAGGTCCGGTATTTGGGTTATGTTTTGGAAAAAGGTACTCGGTACCTGCATCCATCCCGTATCCAAGCGTTGAATGATTTAAATCCTCCCCAAAATGTGCAGGAGCTCCGTAGTTTTCTGGGAATTGCAGGATATGGGCGACTGTGGGTCCCCGGGTTCTCTGTCTTGTCAAAGCCTCTGTATGAATTGACAGCCTTAAATATGGCTTGGGAATGGACGGGCACCCACCAAAGGGCGTGGGAAGCTATCCGGTCTGCTCTAgcctctgcagcagccctggcattaCCCGACCGGACCTTGCCCTTTGAGCTATTTGTACACGAGAAACAAGGAGTGGCCCTGGCTGTTCTTACCCAGACCGTGGGTCCGGCCAGGATGCCAGTAGCCTATTTCTCCAAAAATTTAGACAGCCCAGTCAAGGGGTGGCCAGCCTGCTTGCGGGCCATTGCGGCAGCGGCAACGATGGTTGAAGAGGCTTTAAAAATCTCTGCAGGGAGCCCGATACATGTACAATCCCCTCATTCTGTGGCTGCTCTCCTAGATCAAAAACTACCGGCCTGGGCGACCTCAGCCAGACTTACTCGCTATGTGTCTATTCTCTTGGAAAATGACTCAGTGTCCTTACATAAATCTAACTGCCTCAATCCAGCTACCCTGCTCCCTTTGCCAGCTGTCACCCCTGTCCATGACTGCCTTAGAGTCTTGGCAGAGACGGTGGGTATACGTCCTGATCTCAGGATGGAGCCCATTGTTGATCCAGACCTCTCCCTGTGGACAGATGGGTCTTCTTTTGTCCTCAACGGACAAAGGTATACAGGGTATGCTGTGGTCAATGAGGAACACCCAGTAATCTTAAAAAGACTGCCCCCACAGTGTTCTGCTCAAGTGGCCGAACTTGAAGCCCTGATCGCTGCTGCCACCTACTGCCAGGGAATTCGAGCGAATATCTACACTGACAGCCGATACTCATTCCTGGCCGCACACACCCATGCTTCCTTATGGAAGGCTAGGGGCTTTAGGGGTGCAGAtggaaaaaccttaaaaatgaAGCCGCTTCTGGAAAGACTTTTCTCGGCCCTTCTGCTGCCCTCAGAAATAGCTGTGATTCACTGCAGGGGGCATCAGACAGATGATGGCCCCGTGACACGGGGAAATCGCCTGGCTGACACCTGTGCCCAACACGCGGTGCAAATGGAAAGGGAGGAG GTGGTTCAGGAGGTTTGCAAATTGTTAGACATCCCGTGGTTTCTGCACTCTGCATATCACCCAGAGTCCTCCGCGAAGGTTGAAAGAATGAACCAAAGCCTGAAGATTAATATTGCCAAGCTGTGTCAGGAAACTAATCTGAAATGGCCTAAGGTCTTACCCTTGGCCTTGACCCGGGTccgagcggccccatcctctcgACTGGGATTGTCCCCATTCGAGCTGGTGTATGGCCGCCCTTTTGTTGCCTCGGAGCTGATGGACCCTCCCGAAACCACCCAGGCATACCTTAGAAAACTCGTAGGGGATCTGTCTGCTTTATCTCTCCAGGTCTCAGCAGCCTTGCCGGTGCGCCCAGATCTACCCACTACGGTGCACCCGGGGGATTGGGTCCTGGTGAAGGAACTACATCCCAATTGCACTGAGCCCAAGTGGTCAGAGCCAAAGCAGGTCCTTCTCAGCACACCCACAGCAGCAAGGGTCGAAGGGTTGAAAGCCTGGGTCCATATCTCCCGCCTGAAGCCAGTCCCAGCACCAGCAGACGAGTGGGCGTGTGAGCAGTTAGGCCCGTTACGCCTAAAGATCCAGCGCCACACCCAGAGTTCTCCACCCCCAAGAAGTCAGGAGGCGGCAGTCTTGCATACCGGGAGGACCGTTCCTGTCCACACCGACCTCCCTGCAGACCCAGACGAACAACTGGACTTCGTGTATATCGGGGACGGCAAATTCATTGATGTAACTGATGTTGATGGGTGTTGA